CGTTATGTATGTTGATACATAACTGCACACTAGCACCACCATCACATCACAGCGTCAATCAATCctctttccaaattattctacaCTAGATATTGTGaactattatagttttccattacacaatggAGTTAACGTCGAACGTGCGAGCGTTGCAATTACGCAATCTTAACTTTGGCGTCGTGCGGTGATGTCGTGTTACTATGCTATTATTTAGTTGGTAATTCCCTTCTGTGCTTCTCcgacatataaatatattttttttcataagcAAAGGTAAGGTAGactaatatatactaatattataaatgcgtaagtctACCTGTCCTAAACCGCTGacccgattttgatgaaatttggcacaaatatgtttatgtaGTCTAGTATAACGACTGGTGTTTAGAGTAGTTATTTAGTGCAAACCATAAAGGTATAGTGGATTACTAAATCATTTACGTCAACGAAGGATTATCGTTGCAGTACACATATGCACcgcaaaaacaaatgaatcaTTGGTTGATTCACTTCAAAtgcttttaattattgtaaaattattacaatctaCGTGCAAAATtgcttgtattattttaaaaacacacgtgatatttttctgtacttttaaatcaagtttatttttgttcttattaatattatttatttttatttacgatagaataattaatgttattcctattactaaaaataggcatttgcccgcggcttcacacgcgtgaatttcccatggtaataagtagtaaaaagtatttattttctaaataaaacatataacccactataacattataaatgaaatatccCACTCTGGAGGTATTTAAAAAGTGAACAATTTGGTGCATGtggcatgtggttccgccctagaataggaccactccatatcctcccgtggatgtggcgactaagggacacacagcttaggcaactgataggcaacaacagcattcccaaggagggttgacgtcaagcaggcggccggttgtaaaatcacagccgaatcctcaaaattttatggtttttttGAGATGAGATGAAATGAATGTGGTACATgttaatatgttatttcattaattatcttaattaagttatttaaaatctatgtaaataatatttttaataggtaaTATTAATGTACGAGATATTACCAATCATAAACACCTTAGCAGTAATAAACACCATATTGTATGGATATGTGGGTAGAAAATCTACATAGCATGTTTGCGTGACAACGACAAACTGGTATTAACTtagccattttatttattgagttacagttttattatatgtataaatacatacatatacgacatatgtataaatttatacatataataaaactgtaactgggctatgtctgtacgtaGATATTATGgggggtctttatgggacttaTAGAAGgccaaacaatttttatttgatttttaattactataaataaaattgatttgattatcgtgtttcattatCGTAAGAATGGAAGCAGAGGGTTTAATTacaaactattatttaaatttataaattatgtaaatgcattgattatattttatacataactttattatcCTTATTGACACATGGTTTAAACGTTATTATcgtggaaaatatttttaccagGAACCTATTTCTGTAGTTCTATATAAAGGCTAGGTATGGTTTATCATTATATGaacttttacatattaatCTGTTTTCAAGTTAGTTAGATGTAAACAAGTCTTCGatagatagattttatttatattcttggAAAACGCGTGCTGCGTGactaatttatgaaaatagaaaattatctcatggaagatattttatttgaaactagcggtgcgtcccggcttcgctcgagcaaatccataataaaaatgtagtcTATGTTACACCGTAaagtttcgcctatctctgtgtcaaatgtcatcaaaatcggctcaatagtttttgagtttattcattacaaacaaaaagaaaaacagtCCACGAGAACCTGCCGACAAACTGTTAAGATTTAAATCATCtgcaattatttaaatcgttAATTTACTGTTTTCTTGAATTAAAGACCACCGCGAGCGGAgttgcgggcaacagctagtaaaaaataattgcatggtttcgtcaaaatcatttataggACATGTGTGTGCGTCGGCACAAAACcagtttattgtatttataaatgatcCTATAAAGTTGTCGCAAGTCGCCGACAACTGCCTTATGGGAAGTCCCGAGAAAATCCAAAAATGCTtggggttttttaaattttgatttccactttttaattaaaactagaaGACACAAGTGTCTCTGgggtaaattaatttgatttcgtTTGTGTATCATATGTAcgtatatgtaggtatgtagagaaaactaaaagtttaatataatgatttatggTAAATTCTCAAATTTCCTACGTTTTATTTTCTCGTGACCCGAAATGATACAGTTCCTTGTTATGCTTTAAGTCGGCCACCCATCTTAACTATGGCCAATAAAAGGTGCTTATCATCAGCGTTGATGTGTTAGAGCCGCCACAGTGGCTGTTCCTTGTCTCTCAATAAGTCAATCGTATCTTATTTGCGAAAACACGTGGAAAAAATCTCATGGACCATAAATGGCGACCCATCTCAATAGTGACTAGTGCTAAGGTTGCTTACCATCAGCGTTGACGTGTTCTAGCCGGAACAGCGGCTGGTCTTTGTCTCTGGTCAACTCATAGAGTACGTCGGCGTGGGAGTCACCCGCTCGGGCGCACGCTATGAGCAGGGTGTCTCCTTGGGCGTCCACCTGAAAGAATTCAAGTGGTTCAGGACATAgacaataatatatgtataaaaaattgcataaCTGTTTTTTCGCCCTACCAGCGTCTAAAACCTTTCAAAACCAATTTGAAAACAGAACTcacttttgattttaaatctaTCTGACCAGAAATTGTGTATAGGGCGTACAAATACtattgtttattcaaatttcgaatCAGTATTTTACAGATTTAGAAAACATTTACAATCGCACTTCGCATTCCTAATTTGAGATTACGAGCATGATGATGATCTGTCAAGGAACTATCCTATCGGCGAATCGGCGGGAATTCCTCTGTCAGAAGTGTCagagtgaaaaaatatttgaaataagaataaactatgattttatatactattGGTGGCCAGTGTACACATTAATCCTGGACAAAGTTAAAATACCTCATGGAAGACAGAGTCCTTGTCTCCGAATAGACTGGGTTCGTTCTTGACGGCTGTACGCACACATTGCACCAGATACCTCGTGAATAGAGGCCGTCGGTTGCATCGCATTGCAGCCGCTTTTAGCAAGTTCAGACCTGGAACAGAGATGATGATTTGACTTCTTTTCCTTCTAAGGGGCTGGCCTCGTTGCTCCGTCGTGCTCCGATCCATCGACGTCCGTCAACGGTTCACCGCAGAGTTGTATGGTGCGTGGACGTACACCCATGTCaaacctatataaaaatcacGGAGAACAAGAACGCGGTGCATTGACGCAACAGAGGACGACGGAGCAATTAGGCTGCGCTCTAAGTCACGATTTATACAGAAGAgtggaaatattaatttaatatgcaacatttgattacagacaaacatcgggacaggtgaaattcaaacattataaaaattactaattttaaactgtcacgtttaattattaaaaacaaaacgtttCGTTGAGTCAGCCGATATCCACCAGAATAAGGCTACGATTCAGAATAGGGACGTTGTCAGTGTGTCTTGTGAGACTGTACTTGGCGGGAAGAAAAACAACATGGCGGTAGAAGAATATTCTGCCGTGCAGTCGTTGGAGCTGTGGCTCGCCAAGTCAGTCGGTGACCACGGCTCGTTGTAACACGACACGTAacgttcgaaatttaaaagatactCGTATGTGCGCgttgataaaataaacataccaaAATTCCCGACGAAGAGTGCTGGCTTCTGCGCCATGACCTTCTCGCAGACCAGGCAGAACAGCGCGTGCTGGAGGTCCTCCAGCTCTGAACCCTGGGACAGGCTGAGAATGATGTGCTGGAGTACGCTGCaaatttatcatcatcattaacaGCTATTTAAAAGTCTTCCTTACGGATGGATATGAAGTATGGACAATGACACGTGCCCATTGCAGATTGGCGGGTTTtcacgactgcaaatacaaccgggaccaacggtTTCCGAAGCACAAGCTAAATTTTTGGTCATCGATCCAATGACCGATCATTGTAGGAGTGACTTAACCGTTACTATCGCAGGCGCGCTAACCGCTGAGCCATTGTGCTCCTCACAacgaagaaagaaaaaataacattagcCAGTTCAACCACATGGaccacctcggtggcgcagtggtaaagtgcttgcctctgaaccgagaggtcccgggttagatccccggtcgggtcacgatggaaaatgatctttttctgattggcctttggatgtttatctatatatgtatttagtaaAGGGGATGGATGGAGTGCGTTCTAATTGAagacgaaaaaaataaacagtgttCTTCATTacctatttaagtatatatcatCGACTAACTTTTGTcggcggcttcgcccgcgtgatttattattttccgtacttcaaactatatttatgtcaaacttcaagattggttgagtagatagagcatgaagaggtaacaaacttacttttgcatttatacctaatattaataatgttaggatttttacattaattctTTAGATACAGGAAACATAACTTACGTAAATTAAACGTTATACTAGTTTGGTTAGGACATTGTAGACTTGACACACTCTCAATAAGAAAGTTGATTCCGTGTGGAAGGTGTAATTGGTCCCGTTTACAAATGTCGATACATGTGATTTGGTCAggaaacattaaaatgaaacattaaGCACGTAACACGTCATTGTGTATGGAACCGTAATTGCGATTACAGTTTAATTTTGACAAGAGACTCCCAAAATACGTAAAATTGGTCTCCGGATAAAACATCAAAGTcagattgtaaaaataaatacatatattttgttttattttgacaagaaaaatacttgaatatttaaaataataaattccaaTGACAAGTTACAAAGTCAATATGCTATTTATAGATCGATAATCGGGTTCTGTGAGAAACAAAAACCTAtagttaaactttaaaatccatgaaataagtaatttaattacacaatttttttgtacaacGACGTCAAACTAACTATTCGTGCGTTCAAAAGTTGGTACCTACTCTACTGCTACatgattgtttatttttttcgaaagcCGAGTGCTTCTTTTCGGCGTTTTTTTATTCGCTacgtttaaaatattctacatatctagttgttttttataacattcacCTTTGGGTCATTGACTCGGTATATACtcatatatgaataaatatatatacgttGTACATAGAtgtggaaaataataataataatttaatttctacaGAAAATAGTAACGTACCAAATGgcaaagaaaattaatgtttttttttattataatgtaataaatacaaagatatTGAATGGTATACTTAGGCGTCGACTGAAAAACAATCATATCTTTCGTTTCACTCGAATAggaaagagaaataaaaatacatgagaAGAAACGGGACCGGGATTTTGTCTCTCATCGCGTGTCAGGTTTTACAACGTTCAATCAGCCGCtatcttaatattataaatgcgaaagtaagtttgtttgttacaccttcacgctttatccactcaaccaatcttcttaaaattttgctttcATCTCggagaaaataattgtttccgtggaaaatttacgcgggtaACTCGTAACTCACTTCGTAACTAACTCacccaatcttcttgaaattttgcatacatgtagtttgaagtacggagaaggacatagggtacctttttcatcccggaaaataattgtttccgtggaaaatttacgcgggcgaagccgcaggtaaaagctagtacgAAATATGCCGGGAAATATATGGAAGTGACCTATTTCATTTGGCTATAATACGTCGTTTTCAGTTTTTGTTGGTTTTGTCTTTGCTACCTTTTATCGCAGGCGGCACATctagtaaattatttgatttctaATGGTAAATAAACGAAAACAAACTCTTACCCGTAAGCACTTTTCAGCTCCATTTCAGTCACTTTATAACACAAACTCATCCTCTCTTCTTTCTTGATTTTCTGCATGTACTCTTGGAAGATCTGTTTGcaatttttcttatttccTTGACAACATTCCTTTTTACTGAAGTTATTCGAAATTTCCTTCTGCAAATCTTTGTACTGTTTCATGTGCTTCTTAATAGATCCAGTTGATGTAGTCCTATCTCTTTTAAGCTCAGGTTTTTCAACATCATTCCCGGAGACAGACACAGGGTACTCGAAATCAAATTCAACTGGTGGTATTTCTTGGAAAACTTCATTGTCGCTATTGTAAATTGGCGAAGATCTCTCAGGTGATAATGTATAATCTGATTGTCTGTACATAGACGCTTGTGAATCAGACATAGGACTCGCCACTTCTTCAGAATGCGGCGGTGTAGGATATATGAATGTCATGTTATTAGATATAGTGTTCAAAACATCGTCGTAATTGTTGAAATCAACGATGTCGTTTTCTGTGTTCAAATGGTTGATATTTGTGAATTCTTCGATGGGATTAGGTGTGGGTTCTGCTGGTATGTTaacgttataattataatctgaTACGTCTTGTGTTTGACCGAATTCAGCTAAGTTAAGCTGAGGCTCGTCTTGTCCAATCTTACCGATGATCTCGTCCACAGCTTCTAGGAGCCAGTCGTCGCCATTTTCATGTTGGGATATCTTTGTGGTCTCTTGTACGTGTTTCAATGCTAGTTCTATTTCGGATAGATTGTCTGTGGTTCGGATTGGTGTCGGGTTTTCGATGACTTGCCCGCCAGAGAAGATTTGCTTGTTTACTTGATGGATCTGCAAAGAATTgagagttttatttaattgtttacttTAATGATATTAGGAGCATGTGTCGCCGCTTGATGATAAAGAATGTTCTGCATGTACAGCCaatagcacatcaacctacccaaattcattgcaaactcgccgctattaccgcgctgTAGAGGTTCATGGAGGTTACCTTGGGCAactgccagggccaggcgggaATTCTAtctgatatattttgtcaacTATTGTACTATACCTTTGGGgatgtttatcaatttatcattatacgagtataacaCAATGTTGTGATGTTGCATACagaaaaacatgtattttccTTGACGGCACGCGCAAATTGAAATTCTAATTCAAAATATCCTTAACTCGTCCTTGTCTCGGTATCACAATTATATTTCCTTAAGCCAACAATAATTCCTGTGCTGACGTCAATATAAAGATTATGGTAAGTACAATGTTGTAATAGACCATTTAATCTAACCTAAAAGACCCACTTTTGTTGATGTCTTTTGGAGAAAacgctgcggtgaagtttgttgcaccGCTTCTTGTAcagcgctttggaagtcgacaGTGGTAGACtaaaattttgacgtcaacaagtgatgtatatcattccAAGTTGAATTCatacagtttttttgtttatattgttagGTGCTGGTAATCGTTGACAGGACAAAGAATTCAGTAGTCAATGAGGATATGCGTGataatggtctgacaactaaagaAACTGAATATCGTGCGAGGTAGAAAGCGGATCCTAGGCTACGACGCTCAACATCTGAAGAAGAACACCAGGAAAGAGACtcgcaatttaaataaataatatctatgaTTGTTGTAAAAACATGTCAATGAAATCTGACACTTTAAAGTATTACACTTGAAATCAAGAACGCATCCGGTATGTTTACGCA
This sequence is a window from Plodia interpunctella isolate USDA-ARS_2022_Savannah chromosome 29, ilPloInte3.2, whole genome shotgun sequence. Protein-coding genes within it:
- the LOC128682087 gene encoding uncharacterized protein LOC128682087; this encodes MGSAKVYSSNPQTPMAEDKKKITKIFKDIKGLFKKDKKKEKHVETSEEPKLTVSVQDVIENLRTLSVKTTEADKEINEFVKVIVDDSDKDSIDESAQFTREIIDDERRSERVDSQSSEDSGFADDKRDIANDLRDLKLDDDGQKKKKLQTVVITRAPVRNKLDYSAVARPYHVGQDGSCRQIHQVNKQIFSGGQVIENPTPIRTTDNLSEIELALKHVQETTKISQHENGDDWLLEAVDEIIGKIGQDEPQLNLAEFGQTQDVSDYNYNVNIPAEPTPNPIEEFTNINHLNTENDIVDFNNYDDVLNTISNNMTFIYPTPPHSEEVASPMSDSQASMYRQSDYTLSPERSSPIYNSDNEVFQEIPPVEFDFEYPVSVSGNDVEKPELKRDRTTSTGSIKKHMKQYKDLQKEISNNFSKKECCQGNKKNCKQIFQEYMQKIKKEERMSLCYKVTEMELKSAYGVLQHIILSLSQGSELEDLQHALFCLVCEKVMAQKPALFVGNFGLNLLKAAAMRCNRRPLFTRYLVQCVRTAVKNEPSLFGDKDSVFHEVDAQGDTLLIACARAGDSHADVLYELTRDKDQPLFRLEHVNADGLSALHVACSEHSACAPRLHTTHVLLDHAGADIWRGNMKSGDTALHLAVNSKSCDLHLVMLLFRHVDRKEWKKLAHLPNMCSKTPLEYAREATRSPLRQNHPYEVFEFLKKCRN